In Capsicum annuum cultivar UCD-10X-F1 chromosome 8, UCD10Xv1.1, whole genome shotgun sequence, the genomic window ACCTGTATTCTGCACTATCATTACCTTCTGACAAACTGACTGGAATGGAAGTAGCCAGAGCAACACCAACCTCAGTATTATCAACGGTCTTAGGATCAAAATAATTTGCCataatttcttagattgttggggaattaagaaaaataatactacTATACAACTgttaacaaaatattattttgataatattaccaatacaaaatatataacagtatatagatatatattaattatacttgagttgTGCTGGGCACTgacctaagaaactatttcagcagtgtgaaATGTTTCCCCAGAATTAAACAAGCACTTccctgattaattagaggatattctgAGTTAAATAAGTTTCCCTAATTAACCAGAGGGTacaggaatcaacaaaattattaatacaaataccaacaagttAATCTATATctaatataactaataaaaataaaataatggaaaaagagttaaaactgaaaattgaattataAACTTTTAAGAACGTATGTTTTTCCTTATTACAAAATTATGAACTAAGaggcatttatttatatatacaaatgaGAAAGATTCATTCTCCAATCTATGTAATTACAAGTGTTAAAACACTCGTTTATCATTCAAAGGAGAAGTTAACTTTTGACTCTTTTCCATACACCTACATAGCCAAATGacaaatttaaaaccattatgtAACACCTCTTATTTTCCATGAtaatgacttttttttctttttttcaaatacacaataattattttaaaataaaccacTAATTTTTCTACATTAGGCAAATACACTCCTCAATATAAATGGCTTGAGGAAGAGCTACCAACGGTTAACAGGACGGTGACTCCGTGGCTGATTGTTCTAGTACATTCTCCATGGTATAACAGCTACAACTATCACTATATGGAAGGAGAAACCATGAGAGTAATGTATGAGCCATGGTTTGTACAGTACAAAGTGGATATGGTTTTTGCAGGTCATGTTCATGCTTATGAACGAACGGAATGTACAACTCATCCAGTTCTCTGTAGCTAAAGTCAGAATTATAGTTTCATCTGTTTACAGAAGATCTAAATTTTTACTGTCTTAGGAACGTATATCTAATGTGGCCTACAACGTCGTCAATGGAGAATGCACTCCTATTAAAGATCAATCTGCTCCAATTTATGTAATAATAGGCGATGGTGGAAATCTTGAAGGCCTAGCCACCAAGTAAGATTAATCTATAAGTCTAGAAAGTTGTTTTATCTGTTGTGATTGTCGTTTATGTCAGACGACTAATCAGATATCTTTTACACTACTTTCAGCATGACAGAGCCGCAGCCAGCTTACTCTGCATTCCGCGAGGCCAGTTTTGGACATGCCACTCTTGCTATCAAGAATAGAACTCATGCTTATTATAGTTGGCATCGTAATCAAGATGGATATGCTGTGGAAGCCGATAGATTATGGGTAAACAACCGTTTCTGGCATCCAGTTGATGAGTGCACAGCAGCCAAATCATGATGATGTACACGCgatttcatctttcttttctttgcttTTCCTCATTAACATTGTGTCCTTGTTGCTTAGCCTGCAACCAATAAATTTCATCATTTCAAGCTCTTGCTGCCTCATAATTTGTAAAACGTCCATCTTGCGACGTGGCAGTGGAGTCATTGTGAGGAAAACGAAAAAAGCGTAGTAAAAGAACATGGAAGGACATATATTTGTTCATAGTTACTCATTTATCCAAGCATGAATGTGATTTAGGTTTCCAAATTGAGGTGCAAACGTGATTTTTGCAAGCATGTTTCTAAATGAGACATGTAGATGATTATGAGGTATTTAACCGCGATTTTGAAGGAATTATACACGATTAATGGGATTTGAACCTCGTACTTCAATCGTAAAAGGCAGGAGTTTGCCAAAGCTACCGCTCAATCCGTTaatttgtacctgaaaaatataggaCTATGACAAATACTATTTGAATTGATTGTATTGCAATTGTATATATGTAGAGAACAAGAGACTGTGTTTGGGAATTTTTCTTGTCTGTATATTTCTTGCTaatcatatttatttatacaagcATATTTGGACTTGTGGGTTGTTGGTACCGATGACTGGTCTAATATGGGCCCAATCCTTTTATTTGCTTTAGCCTGCTCCATTTCCTTGTGTGAGATGAGCTTCTCATTTTCTCGTTCTTTGTTACTGTGATGAACATCTCCATTGTTACTGTCAACACCCCCTCAAGTTGGAGGAGAGTGAAACGAGTCCCAACTTGCCAATTAAAGAGTGATGTGAAGGCCCAG contains:
- the LOC107880004 gene encoding purple acid phosphatase 2-like, yielding MEGETMRVMYEPWFVQYKVDMVFAGHVHAYERTERISNVAYNVVNGECTPIKDQSAPIYVIIGDGGNLEGLATNMTEPQPAYSAFREASFGHATLAIKNRTHAYYSWHRNQDGYAVEADRLWVNNRFWHPVDECTAAKS